From the genome of Hymenobacter cellulosilyticus, one region includes:
- a CDS encoding MFS transporter, translated as MPAFGQALPKSLNFHCRFAPSLRAELLFTYDFFCAPAATKSHPPALTPGLVWLMAIACGLVVANIYYNQPLLADIGRTFQLTDSQASLVATLTQVGYTLGLFFVVPLGDKLERKRLILLLLLFSAGAMAAAALAPSFLLLIGASLLIGIFSAVPQLLVPMAAHLASDAERGRVVGKIMSGLLIGILASRTLSGYIGAHGGWRLVFGIGSGVMLALAVVLAVKLPKDQPDFEGTYGSLMKSLATLTRTLPVLRKSALTGAFLFASFSVFWTTLVFFLEGSPYFYKSDVAGFFGLIGALGALAAPLAGKSADTRGPAYAINIGILMALAAYLVLAFGGYHLVGLIVGVIVLDIGVQATHISNQSRIFSLVPEARSRLNTIYMTLYFIGGSVGSLVGGVAWHHYQWPGVCGVGLAFVAAAWLVNRFYGNTRPA; from the coding sequence ATGCCAGCCTTCGGGCAAGCGTTGCCTAAGTCCCTCAATTTTCATTGCCGCTTCGCCCCGTCGTTGCGAGCTGAGCTGCTTTTCACCTATGATTTCTTCTGCGCCCCGGCAGCTACCAAGTCTCACCCTCCTGCCCTCACGCCCGGCCTGGTATGGCTCATGGCCATTGCCTGCGGCCTGGTAGTAGCCAACATTTACTATAACCAGCCCCTGCTGGCCGACATTGGCCGCACCTTCCAGCTCACCGACAGCCAGGCCAGTCTGGTGGCCACGCTTACCCAGGTGGGCTACACGCTGGGCTTGTTTTTCGTGGTGCCGCTGGGCGACAAGCTGGAGCGCAAGCGCCTGATTCTGCTTTTGCTGCTGTTTTCGGCCGGTGCTATGGCCGCCGCCGCGTTAGCGCCCTCCTTTCTGCTGCTCATTGGGGCCAGCCTGCTGATTGGCATTTTCTCGGCCGTACCCCAATTGTTGGTGCCCATGGCGGCTCATTTGGCTTCCGATGCCGAGCGAGGCCGGGTGGTGGGCAAAATCATGAGTGGTCTGCTCATTGGCATTCTGGCTTCCCGCACGCTGAGCGGCTACATCGGAGCCCACGGCGGCTGGCGGCTGGTGTTTGGTATCGGCAGCGGCGTGATGCTGGCTTTGGCCGTGGTGCTGGCCGTGAAGCTGCCCAAAGACCAACCCGATTTCGAAGGCACCTACGGCAGCCTGATGAAGTCCTTAGCGACGCTGACCCGCACACTGCCGGTGCTGCGCAAGTCGGCCCTGACTGGCGCTTTCCTGTTTGCTTCGTTTAGCGTGTTCTGGACTACGCTGGTGTTTTTCCTGGAAGGCAGCCCCTATTTCTACAAGAGCGACGTGGCCGGCTTTTTCGGCCTGATTGGCGCATTGGGCGCGTTGGCGGCCCCCTTGGCTGGCAAGTCGGCCGACACGCGCGGGCCGGCTTACGCCATTAATATCGGCATTCTGATGGCCCTGGCGGCGTATCTGGTACTGGCTTTCGGCGGTTACCACTTGGTGGGCCTAATTGTGGGTGTTATCGTGCTCGACATTGGCGTGCAGGCCACCCACATTTCCAACCAGTCGCGCATCTTCTCCCTGGTTCCCGAGGCCCGCAGCCGACTTAATACGATTTACATGACGCTATATTTCATTGGCGGCTCGGTGGGCTCGTTGGTGGGCGGGGTGGCTTGGCACCACTACCAGTGGCCGGGCGTGTGCGGCGTGGGCCTGGCCTTCGTCGCGGCGGCGTGGCTGGTCAACCGGTTTTACGGCAACACCCGTCCCGCCTAA